A section of the Tamandua tetradactyla isolate mTamTet1 chromosome 4, mTamTet1.pri, whole genome shotgun sequence genome encodes:
- the POGK gene encoding pogo transposable element with KRAB domain — MKHRFKAKNPKVSRCIRGGLHWSQRQRAEGTATDVCAASPEASERTPRTPGRRRRADRPEATPGGRLGSSRRGRPRRRRGLLTSAALLPSPPNTLSSRPDPPSSHHVSSLAASRGAVRTGSWRGGKDGALTAGPESSEPPPRGPGRSCGLEMESTPFPLNLTLKEEEEEEEIQSRELEDGHTDMQKVRICSEGGWVPALFDEVAIYFSDEEWEVLTEHQKALYREVMRMNYETVLSLEFPFPKPDMITRLEGEEESQNCDEWQLQGGAIAEIEESDVKPPDWVGPMTVTSQFPQPQHLDSFGLRLPRDITELPEWSEGYPFYMAMGFPGYDLSADDIAGKFQFSRGMRRSYDAGFKLMVVEYAESTNNCQAAKQFGVLEKNVRDWRKVKPQLQNAHAMRRAFRGPKNGRFALVDQRVAEYVRYMQAKGDPITREAMQLKALEIAQEMNIPEKGFKASLGWCRRMMRRYDLSLRHKVPVPQHLPEDLTEKLVTYQQSVLALRRAHDYEVAQMGNADETPICLEVPSRVTVDNQGEKPVLVKTPGREKLKITAMLGVLADGRKLPPYIILRGTYIPPGKFPSGMEIRCHRYGWMTEDLMQDWLEVVWRRRTGAVPRQRGMLILNGFRGHATDSVKSSMESMNTDMVIIPGGLTSQLQVLDVVVYKPLNDSVRAQYSDWLLAGNLALSPTGNAKKPPLGLFLEWVMVAWNSISSESIVQGFKKCHISSNLEDEDDVLWEIESELPGGGEPPKECDTESVTESH; from the exons ATGAAGCATAGGTTCAAAGCCAAGAATCCAA AGGTCAGCCGGTGCATCCGAGGCGGGCTGCACTGGAGCCAGCGGCAGAGGGCAGAAGGCACGGCTACCGACGTGTGCGCTGCATCCCCAGAGGCCAGCGAGCGCACGCCTCGCACGCCGGGGAGAAGGCGCCGCGCGGACCGGCCGGAAGCCACACCGGGAGGAAGGCTCGGGAGCTCGCGCCGGGGCCGACCCCGGCGCCGCCGAGGCCTGCTGACATCAGCCGCGCTCCTCCCCTCGCCTCCCAACACCCTCAGCTCCCGGCCGGACCCTCCCTCCTCCCACCACGTGTCCTCCCTCGCTGCCTCCCGGGGGGCCGTGCGCACGGGAAGCTGGAGAGGCGGAAAGGATGGCGCGCTGACAGCCGGGCCGGAGTCCTCGGAGCCCCCACCCCGCGGCCCTGGCCGCTCGTGCGGGCTCG AGATGGAGTCCACACCCTTCCCTCTCAATTTGACcctgaaagaagaggaagaggaggaagagattcAGAGCCGGGAGCTGGAGGATGGGCACACGGATATGCAGAAAGTGCGAATCTGCTCCGAGGGAGGATGG GTCCCGGCTCTGTTTGATGAGGTGGCCATCTATTTCTCCGATGAGGAGTGGGAAGTTTTGACGGAGCACCAAAAGGCCCTCTACCGGGAAGTCATGAGGATGAATTACGAGACTGTCCTGTCCCTGG AATTCCCATTCCCTAAGCCAGACATGATCACTCGGCTGGAAGGGGAGGAGGAGTCTCAGAACTGTGATGAGTGGCAGCTCCAGGGAGGAGCCATCGCAG AAATTGAAGAATCTGATGTGAAACCTCCAGATTGGGTAGGCCCAATGACTGTCACCTCCCAGTTTCCGCAGCCTCAGCATCTTGACAGCTTTGGCCTCCGCCTGCCTCGGGACATCACAGAGCTGCCTGAGTGGAGCGAGGGGTACCCCTTCTACATGGCCATGGGCTTCCCCGGGTATGACCTCTCGGCCGATGATATAGCTGGGAAGTTTCAGTTCAGCCGGGGGATGCGCCGCAGCTATGACGCAGGGTTTAAGTTAATGGTGGTAGAATACGCCGAGAGCACCAACAACTGCCAGGCTGCCAAGCAGTTTGGAGTATTGGAGAAAAATGTCCGAGACTGGCGCAAAGTGAAGCCGCAGCTCCAGAATGCCCATGCCATGCGGCGGGCATTCCGAGGCCCAAAGAATGGGAGGTTTGCTCTGGTGGACCAGCGCGTGGCCGAATATGTCAGGTACATGCAGGCCAAAGGGGACCCAATTACCAGGGAGGCGATGCAACTGAAAGCTCTTGAAATTGCCCAGGAAATGAACATTCCAGAGAAAGGGTTCAAAGCAAGCTTGGGTTGGTGTCGAAGAATGATGAGAAGGTATGACCTGTCTTTGAGGCATAAAGTACCTGTGCCCCAGCACCTGCCTGAAGACCTGACCGAGAAGCTCGTCACTTACCAGCAGAGCGTGCTGGCTCTGCGGAGGGCGCATGACTATGAGGTGGCTCAGATGGGGAATGCAGACGAGACTCCCATTTGTTTAGAGGTGCCCTCTCGGGTGACTGTTGACAACCAAGGGGAGAAGCCCGTCTTGGTCAAGACACCAGGCAGGGAGAAACTGAAAATCACAGCCATGCTTGGCGTCTTGGCCGATGGGAGGAAATTACCTCCGTACATCATTTTGCGGGGCACGTACATCCCCCCTGGGAAGTTCCCCAGCGGGATGGAAATCCGCTGCCACCGGTACGGGTGGATGACCGAGGACCTGATGCAGGACTGGTTGGAGGTGGTGTGGCGCCGGAGGACTGGTGCGGTGCCCAGGCAGCGAGGGATGCTGATCCTCAACGGCTTCCGGGGCCACGCCACTGACTCTGTGAAGAGCTCCATGGAGAGCATGAACACGGACATGGTTATCATCCCCGGGGGCCTGACCTCGCAGCTTCAGGTGTTGGATGTGGTGGTCTATAAGCCGCTGAATGACAGCGTGCGGGCCCAGTACTCCGACTGGCTTTTGGCCGGGAACCTGGCACTGAGCCCAACTGGGAATGCCAAGAAGCCCCCCCTTGGCCTCTTTCTGGAATGGGTCATGGTCGCCTGGAATAGCATCTCAAGTGAGTCCATCGTCCAGGGGTTCAAGAAGTGCCACATCTCCAGCAACTTGGAAGATGAAGACGACGTCCTGTGGGAAATCGAGAGTGAACTGCCAGGAGGAGGGGAGCCCCCGAAAGAATGTGACACTGAAAGCGTGACTGAGAGCCACTGA